One part of the Nymphalis io chromosome 22, ilAglIoxx1.1, whole genome shotgun sequence genome encodes these proteins:
- the LOC126777213 gene encoding facilitated trehalose transporter Tret1-like, whose product MMNDDKKFKKGHTYLQWIFALLANSTLFVYGLECGWISPTTKILQSDASPTGYPLSDNTIAWIASSMSMSAIFGVSVYSYIADTYGRKIGIILITMLEAISWIIKLTYTSTTTLIIARLFSGLAAGGCFNTVPMYVKEISQDDLRGTLGTLVMLMQTTGVLVMYLIGAYLDYYTVVIVALILPIVTCMLLFKAPESPAFLVKQGKIDEATKTVARLRGLEEDDKLIQSIVEGMKNEDAHFKSLPDMSIACIITEKTWRRGFVLIMTLFLFHGLNGAYAIVTYASTVLISTGVKFDISPEIQTLSFPIVMIIGALTLAAVVERCGRKLLLIVCFLISALSMTVIAILMIIQEQGGSVPSWLPVVAIILSVSMYGAGVSPLPYIILTEMFSFQIRAKVVGTVVTFAWFLTFVLVTIYAPMANTLGQYAPFIFYATINLAGAFFTMIFIPETKGKSEEEILQLLRRRVKNDDIN is encoded by the exons atGATGAATGACGATAAAAAGTTCAAGAAAGGCCACACGTATCTTCAGTGGATTTTTGCTTTATTGG CGAACTCTACGCTATTTGTCTATGGCTTGGAGTGTGGCTGGATCTCCCCCACTACGAAGATTCTTCAATCCGATGCTTCTCCAACTGGCTACCCTCTATCTGACAACACCATAGCTTGGATCGCAAGTTCTATGAGCATGTCAGCCATATTTGGAGTGTCAGTTTATTCATATATTGCTGATACATACGGGAGAAAGATTGGGATTATACTCATAACTATGTTAGAAGCG ATATCATGGataataaaacttacttatACATCGACTACAACGCTTATTATAGCAAGGCTGTTCTCTGGTTTGGCAGCTGGTGGATGCTTCAACACAGTGCCCATGTATGTAAAAGAAATAAGTCAAGACGATTTAAGAGGAACACTAGGGACACTCGTAATGCTAATGCAAACGACTGGAGTACTTGTGATGTACCTCATCGGTGCATATTTGGATTATTACACAGTTGTCATCGTGGCACTGATACTGCCGATTGTTACTTGCATGCTGTTATTCAAAGCTCCTGAGTCGCCTGCGTTTCTGGTGAAGCAAGGGAAAATTGAt GAAGCAACAAAAACAGTAGCACGTCTCAGAGGCTTAGAGGAAGACGACAAACTTATTCAGAGCATCGTTGAGGGAATGAAGAATGAAGACGCACATTTTAAATCACTCCCCGATATGTCGATCGCATGCATAA TTACAGAAAAGACTTGGCGTCGTGGCTTCGTATTAATTATGACGTTATTTTTATTCCACGGATTAAACGGAGCTTACGCTATCGTAACTTATGCATCCACCGTATTAATATCAACTGGAGTCAAATTCGATATAAGTCCAGAAATACAAACGCTAAGTTTTCCAATCGTTATGATAATTGGTGCTCTGACCCTCGCTGCTGTCGTTGAAAGGTGCGGAAGAAAG ctTCTCCTTATTGTTTGTTTCCTAATATCAGCGCTATCGATGACTGTGATTGCTATATTAATGATTATCCAAGAGCAAGGAGGTTCCGTACCCAGTTGGCTGCCTGTGGTTGCTATCATACTTTCTGTTTCAATGTATGGCGCTGGTGTATCGCCTCTTCCATATATCATATTAACAGAGATGTTCAGTTTCCAA aTTCGAGCTAAAGTCGTCGGCACTGTGGTCACTTTTGCATGGTTCCTAACATTTGTATTGGTTACGATTTATGCACCAATGGCAAATACTTTGGGTCAATATGCGCCATTCATATTTTACGCTACGATTAATCTCGCAGGCGCATTTTTTACGATGATATTTATACCGGAAACTAAAGGAAAAAGTGAAGAAGAAATCCTTCAACTATTACGAAGAAGGGTTAAGAACGATGATATTAATTAA
- the LOC126777170 gene encoding glycosylphosphatidylinositol anchor attachment 1 protein, producing MGLLSDPEYGSVKWVRILKKIHSPLCFIFYVAAVAWFFTLAHREFNNETYFSENALLPGLVTNEFNGEQSANQFFNELLQELEEKYEDSDEMPIPWLVGKMSQMHLEVYTHNFTLKYPLGQGQVFKGTNVYGILRAPRTSSLEALVVTAPYRSLSNHQKGTAAGIALMLAFAQFARPQKYWAKDIIFLITEHEQLGMQAWLEAYHGLQRESASFYTSLGSFWQPGTSGLDLGKYSKGFEWITDHSKCLDPGTLKGRSGSIQAAINLEFHTPKFKYIEVKVEGLNGQLPNLDLVNLVHKLCVKSGIHHSYKNSYSWIRTRNKMDEWVNGIWTMLGMVSAQVAGVANGNHGLFHRFGIEAVTLEGRDVDDPAGMAPRVQSLSYGNFYRLGITLESILRSLNNLLERFHQSYFFYMLAATNRFISIGQYMPSLCLLCGAMLLRALSLWVTLQKDVDDNTDKKDSKDKHDAKDKTTDKIDKDKQEEGKEKDKKIDKIKLEQDGKDKKDTDISYSIVNMGGNYLLVHLFGYGVMNSPLLFSQIGATYFEQPSEISVYYGLIATSVLLIIVTPFLLKLRSSLTFEELSILNILLLIELSTACLAIGMHNYPLGLCIAALYTPLALMVGVVDDNPWSFCLALKRVTCLVLHPLFVVSLGLIMYSHVLFPEETLLSMIGRGRDAAMQAVMFSIVDSMIYGNWLFNVGATVILPTWLLFWQILCNRVTT from the exons atGGGTCTCTTATCAGACCCAGAATATGGTTCTGTTAAGTGGGTTAGAATTCTTAAGAAGATCCATTCGCCGTTATGTTTCATATTTTACGTAGCTGCAGTAGCTTGGTTCTTTACTCTGGCTCACAGAGAGTTTAATAATGAGACATATTTCTCTGAAAATGCATTATTACCTGGTCTTGTTACCAATGAATTTAATGGAGAGCAATCAGCCAACCAATTCTTTAACGAGCTCCTGCAAGAACTAGAG GAGAAATACGAGGACAGTGATGAGATGCCAATACCTTGGCTCGTCGGTAAAATGTCACAAATGCATCTGGAAGTGTATACTCATAATTTCACATTGAAATATCCACTCGGCCAAGGACAg gTATTTAAAGGCACAAACGTGTATGGCATACTCCGTGCACCTCGAACATCGTCTTTAGAAGCTCTAGTTGTAACAGCTCCATATCGATCCCTGTCCAATCATCAGAAGGGTACTGCAGCGGGGATTGCTCTTATGCTGGCTTTTGCACAGTTTGCGCGAC CACAAAAATATTGGGCAAAAGACATAATATTCCTAATCACTGAGCATGAACAACTAGGAATGCAGGCTTGGTTAGAAGCATACCACGGCTTACAGAGAGAGTCCGCTAGCTTTTACACATCTCTCGGCAGCTTCTGGCAGCCTGGTACATCTGGATTAGACTTAGGAAAATACTCTAAAGGATTTGAATGGATAACTGATCATAGTAAATGCTTGGACCCTGGTACTTTGAAGGGTCGATCGGGTTCTATACAAGCTGCTATCAATTTAGAATTTCACACTCCAAAATTTA aataCATTGAAGTTAAAGTGGAAGGCCTTAATGGACAACTACCTAACTTGGATCTCGTGAACTTAGTTCATAAGTTATGCGTGAAGTCAGGAATCCATCATTCATACAAGaacag TTACTCCTGGATTCGAACCCGTAACAAGATGGACGAATGGGTTAATGGTATATGGACAATGCTTGGAATGGTGTCAGCTCAAGTAGCTGGG GTGGCCAACGGTAACCACGGCTTGTTCCATCGCTTCGGAATCGAAGCCGTTACCCTAGAAGGTCGTGACGTTGATGATCCGGCTGGTATGGCACCTCGTGTCCAATCGCTTAGCTATGGAAACTTCTACCGGCTCGGTATCACTTTGGAGAGTATATTGCGTTCCTTGAACAATCTTCTCGAGAGATTCCATCAGAGTTATTTCTTCTACATGCTGGCGGCTACTAACAGGTTCATATCAATCG gtCAATACATGCCGTCTCTATGTCTGCTTTGTGGTGCGATGTTACTCCGAGCTCTATCGCTTTGGGTTACCTTACAAAAAGATGTAGACGAtaacacagataaaaaagactctaaagataaacatgacgCCAAAGATAAAACGACAGATAAAATAGATAAAGACAAGCAAGAAGAAGgaaaagaaaaagataaaaaaatagataaaattaaacttgaacAGGATGGAAAAGATAAAAAAGATACAGATATTAGTTACAGTATTGTCAATATGGGAGGAAATTATTTATTGGTACATCTCTTCGGGTATGGCGTCATGAATTCGCCGTTACTATTCAGCCAAATag GTGCAACATACTTTGAACAGCCATCAGAAATCTCAGTGTACTACGGCCTTATAGCGACATCTGTCTTACTAATAATCGTTACACCGTTTTTACTCAAACTACGATCGTCTTTGACGTTTGAGGAGTTATcaattcttaatatattattgttaattgaaTTATCAACAGCTTGCTTGGCTATTGGAATGCATAATTATCCTCTGGGTCTGTGTATCGCAGCTTTATATACGCCATTGGCTTTGATGGTTGGTGTAGTGGACGATAATCCATGGAG TTTCTGCCTCGCCCTCAAACGAGTCACCTGTCTAGTCCTCCACCCGTTGTTCGTGGTCTCGCTCGGTCTGATAATGTATTCGCACGTGCTGTTTCCGGAAGAAACGCTCTTGTCTATGATCGGTCGCGGGCGAGACGCTGCGATGCAAGCTGTTATGTTTTCTATTGTAGACTCTATG attTATGGAAATTGGCTGTTCAATGTTGGAGCGACAGTCATTCTACCGACGTGGTTGCTGTTCTGGCAAATTCTATGTAACCGCGTTACCACATAA